In the genome of Myxococcus stipitatus, one region contains:
- a CDS encoding Ig-like domain-containing protein — protein MHSISRGARGLATLFGVATLMSMGCGDAPEAPESQTAEEQAPREERSALVVGAPTVTLDSPSGGSFLRGSVTLTATAYDDLGVSRVDFFSGTTLIGSSTQAPFSLSWDTTTGTSGTHSLTAQAFDADGNSGTSSPVSVMVDNFLPILLSGAPKYNPQTQNYVRGNISVGWVATDQNLSGIAQTEFFQDGVLLATQPGHSSPDYSFPWDTRVLANRTYSLMLRATDNAGNVQTLTRQLIVDNAPPTSVLTAPANGAVVSGLVTLSAYASDSQALTYVAFEVDGVLLSPFVGTAPFNKTWDTTGKSGTHVIVAIAYDRAGNSKRSNAVTVTVP, from the coding sequence ATGCACAGCATTTCAAGAGGGGCCCGTGGCCTGGCCACGCTTTTCGGCGTGGCGACCTTGATGTCCATGGGTTGTGGTGATGCTCCGGAAGCACCCGAGTCGCAGACCGCCGAGGAGCAGGCCCCGCGCGAGGAGCGCTCCGCCCTCGTGGTCGGCGCGCCCACGGTGACGCTCGACTCCCCGAGCGGCGGCAGCTTCCTGCGGGGCTCCGTCACCCTGACGGCGACGGCCTATGACGACCTGGGGGTGTCCCGCGTGGACTTCTTCTCGGGGACCACGCTCATCGGTTCCTCCACCCAGGCGCCCTTCAGCCTGAGCTGGGACACGACGACGGGCACCTCCGGCACGCACTCGCTGACGGCCCAGGCCTTCGACGCGGATGGCAACTCCGGGACGTCCAGCCCCGTGAGCGTCATGGTGGACAACTTCCTGCCCATCCTCCTGAGCGGGGCTCCGAAGTACAATCCCCAGACGCAGAACTACGTGCGAGGCAACATCTCCGTGGGGTGGGTTGCCACGGACCAGAACCTCTCCGGCATCGCGCAGACGGAGTTCTTCCAGGACGGCGTCCTGCTCGCCACGCAGCCGGGCCACTCGAGCCCCGACTACTCCTTCCCATGGGACACGCGGGTGCTGGCCAACCGCACCTATTCGCTGATGCTCCGCGCGACGGACAACGCGGGCAACGTGCAGACCCTCACGCGCCAGCTGATTGTCGACAACGCGCCGCCGACGTCGGTGCTGACCGCTCCGGCCAACGGCGCGGTGGTCTCCGGGCTCGTCACGCTGTCCGCCTACGCGAGCGACAGCCAGGCGCTCACCTACGTCGCCTTCGAGGTCGATGGAGTCCTCCTGTCGCCCTTCGTCGGGACGGCCCCGTTCAACAAGACGTGGGACACCACGGGCAAGTCGGGGACCCACGTGATTGTCGCCATCGCGTATGACCGCGCGGGCAACAGCAAGCGCAGCAACGCCGTCACCGTCACCGTGCCCTGA
- a CDS encoding class I SAM-dependent methyltransferase, which produces MSEQFDHIGSKYEEFKTTTPLPIPERHTFRRLVGDLGGKRVLDLACGSGHYSRFLKTLGAEWVEGVDISPEMIQLAREFEQKQPVGLRYHVMDARELSRLGDFDLVTSVYLLNYAQTHEELRNMCRSAFANLKPGGRFVSVTANPVFDMNRSNFTAYGVEVMSETFEHGRHHCRALFLTEPPTPFEYFRWSTDAYESAFAEAGFRNVAWHPIEIPQEAIDQFGEGFWRDYRENSLIIALSGQKAATR; this is translated from the coding sequence ATGTCCGAGCAGTTCGACCACATCGGGAGCAAGTACGAGGAGTTCAAGACGACGACGCCATTGCCCATTCCGGAGCGTCACACCTTCCGACGGCTGGTCGGGGACCTCGGCGGCAAGCGGGTCCTGGACCTCGCCTGTGGCAGCGGGCACTACTCGCGGTTCCTGAAGACACTCGGCGCCGAGTGGGTGGAGGGCGTGGACATCTCCCCGGAGATGATTCAGCTCGCGCGGGAGTTCGAGCAGAAGCAGCCCGTCGGGCTGCGCTACCACGTGATGGATGCGCGGGAGCTCTCGCGGCTGGGGGACTTCGACCTGGTCACCTCCGTGTATCTGTTGAACTACGCCCAGACACACGAAGAGCTTCGGAACATGTGCCGGAGTGCCTTCGCCAACCTCAAGCCCGGCGGGCGCTTCGTCTCGGTGACGGCCAACCCCGTCTTCGACATGAATCGCTCGAACTTCACCGCGTACGGCGTCGAGGTGATGAGCGAGACGTTCGAGCACGGACGCCACCACTGCCGCGCCCTCTTCCTGACCGAGCCCCCCACGCCCTTCGAGTACTTCCGCTGGTCCACCGACGCCTACGAGTCCGCCTTCGCGGAGGCGGGCTTCCGGAACGTCGCCTGGCACCCCATCGAGATTCCCCAGGAGGCCATCGACCAGTTCGGCGAGGGCTTCTGGCGGGACTACCGGGAGAACTCGCTCATCATCGCGCTGAGTGGTCAGAAGGCAGCGACTCGATGA
- a CDS encoding aminoglycoside adenylyltransferase family protein produces MNTTALDLASRAQVSQVVDLLPRLLGADLVGLYLYGSALNGGLRPKSDVDLMVALARPLSTARREALVEHLLAISVDPRLGTPGRPLEVTGVVLEEVQPWRHPAKRELQFGEWLHDDFVAKRLDGPVMDPDLTLLLTMVRQHGVALWGPPPTEVFAPIPLADVDRALAETVAQWTGEDTWRGEEKHILLALARIWMTRVRGGFFPKDVAAAWALERLPPAHRPVLEAARAAYVGEREVEWARLAEEVGACIRFMKALIESLPSDHSAR; encoded by the coding sequence ATGAACACCACCGCGTTGGACCTGGCGTCGCGGGCACAGGTCTCCCAGGTCGTCGACCTGCTCCCCCGCCTGCTCGGAGCGGACCTCGTGGGCCTGTATCTCTACGGCTCCGCCCTGAACGGCGGCCTGCGTCCGAAGAGCGACGTGGACCTGATGGTGGCGCTCGCTCGGCCCCTGTCGACCGCGCGGAGGGAGGCGCTGGTCGAGCACCTGCTGGCCATCTCGGTCGACCCGAGGCTCGGGACACCGGGCCGGCCGCTCGAGGTGACGGGGGTCGTCCTGGAGGAGGTCCAGCCGTGGCGGCATCCGGCGAAGCGCGAGCTCCAGTTCGGCGAGTGGCTGCACGACGACTTCGTGGCGAAGCGGCTGGACGGGCCCGTCATGGACCCGGACCTCACGCTCCTGCTCACCATGGTGAGACAGCACGGCGTCGCGCTGTGGGGGCCGCCTCCGACGGAGGTCTTCGCCCCGATTCCCCTGGCCGATGTCGACCGCGCGCTCGCGGAGACGGTGGCGCAGTGGACGGGCGAGGACACGTGGCGGGGCGAGGAGAAGCACATCCTGCTGGCCCTGGCGCGCATCTGGATGACCCGCGTGCGGGGTGGATTCTTTCCCAAGGACGTCGCGGCGGCGTGGGCGCTGGAGCGGCTGCCGCCCGCGCATCGTCCCGTGCTCGAGGCCGCGCGAGCCGCCTACGTCGGGGAGCGCGAGGTCGAGTGGGCGCGCCTCGCCGAGGAGGTGGGGGCCTGCATCCGCTTCATGAAGGCCCTCATCGAGTCGCTGCCTTCTGACCACTCAGCGCGATGA
- a CDS encoding alpha/beta hydrolase, with product MTRLLSLCLLLLSASVARASAAPEVSLDVRGADGERIPTRVLEPEGAAKNPPVAVLLHGLTRRKEDWLSEEGPTHGGVLKDALLRAGYRVYLLDARRHGERSTPDAKPGALAKLAHKGEPAGYIAMIADTVRDAHAVLNAVLEKRKPPRVLVAGYSMGGQVGILLAAREPRVTHLVTMVPPHIDPSMEEIAPAKHVAKVQQEWLLLTANQDDFSPVADSRALFEASPSRFKTHKTFESGHVLPREYLDEVRRWLKEERKAPARAAESKR from the coding sequence ATGACCCGACTGCTCTCACTGTGTCTGCTGTTGTTGTCTGCTTCCGTGGCCCGCGCCTCCGCCGCTCCGGAGGTGTCGCTGGACGTCCGCGGCGCGGATGGCGAGCGAATCCCCACGCGGGTGCTGGAGCCCGAGGGGGCCGCGAAGAATCCCCCCGTCGCCGTGCTCTTGCATGGCCTCACCCGTCGCAAGGAGGACTGGCTGTCGGAAGAGGGGCCGACGCATGGCGGCGTGCTGAAGGACGCGCTGCTGCGGGCGGGCTATCGCGTCTATCTCCTCGATGCCCGGCGCCACGGGGAGCGCTCGACGCCGGACGCGAAGCCGGGGGCGCTCGCGAAGCTGGCGCACAAGGGAGAGCCCGCGGGGTACATCGCGATGATTGCCGACACCGTGCGGGATGCCCACGCGGTGCTCAACGCCGTGCTCGAGAAGCGCAAGCCGCCGCGAGTGCTCGTCGCGGGGTACAGCATGGGAGGGCAGGTGGGCATCCTGCTGGCGGCGCGGGAGCCTCGGGTCACGCACCTCGTGACGATGGTCCCTCCGCACATCGACCCGTCGATGGAGGAGATTGCCCCCGCGAAGCACGTGGCGAAGGTCCAGCAGGAGTGGCTGCTGCTGACGGCGAACCAGGATGACTTCTCGCCCGTGGCGGACAGCCGCGCGCTCTTCGAGGCCTCGCCGTCCCGCTTCAAGACACACAAGACCTTCGAGAGCGGGCACGTCCTCCCACGCGAGTACCTGGACGAGGTCCGCCGCTGGCTGAAGGAGGAGCGCAAGGCTCCGGCGCGAGCGGCGGAATCGAAGCGGTGA
- a CDS encoding response regulator transcription factor: MRVLVVEDNRDLQANIARFLGTDFQLDFAATGPQGLTLALGNEYDVIVLDLMLPGLSGIELCQRYRQLAPRLVPILMLTARDTLEDKEEGFRAGADDYLVKPFSLRELRMRLEALARRPVPPSGRRLNVGSLTLEPDTGLIRRGERTARLNRTEALILRLLMEAAPEPVSTATLAHHLWGDDAPESSALRTHVYALRGALAELGLSACITTRRNEGYSLDARED; the protein is encoded by the coding sequence ATGCGAGTGCTCGTCGTCGAAGACAACCGCGACCTCCAGGCCAACATCGCGAGGTTCCTGGGGACGGACTTCCAGCTGGACTTCGCCGCCACGGGCCCCCAGGGCCTCACGCTCGCGCTGGGGAACGAGTACGACGTCATCGTGCTCGACCTGATGCTGCCGGGCCTGAGCGGCATCGAGCTGTGTCAGCGCTACCGACAGCTCGCGCCCCGCCTGGTGCCCATCCTCATGCTGACCGCGCGAGACACCCTGGAGGACAAGGAGGAGGGCTTCCGCGCGGGCGCGGATGACTACCTCGTCAAGCCGTTCTCGCTGCGGGAGCTGCGGATGCGGCTGGAGGCCCTGGCCCGGCGCCCCGTGCCTCCGAGCGGGCGGCGGCTGAACGTGGGGTCCCTCACGCTGGAGCCCGACACGGGACTCATCCGACGGGGTGAGCGCACCGCCCGCCTCAATCGGACCGAGGCGCTCATCCTGCGGCTGCTGATGGAGGCCGCCCCCGAGCCCGTGTCCACGGCCACGCTGGCGCACCACCTCTGGGGCGATGACGCTCCGGAGTCCAGCGCCCTGCGCACCCATGTCTACGCGCTGCGCGGCGCGCTCGCCGAGCTGGGCTTGAGCGCCTGCATCACCACCCGCCGCAACGAGGGATACAGCCTGGATGCGCGCGAAGACTAG
- a CDS encoding HAMP domain-containing sensor histidine kinase, whose amino-acid sequence MRGLLLGAMGLSAALALLLMGAFFTLFSYDLEDVILGRVVATEANRQAAEHGPAGQSIPSGMTTYVGHENLPPWLAQALPVDLPRREREVRAPGHGLFHVAVRPDPSGGPTRYVVFDTTELASTTRHLRTTAGLLLASALLALLGAAGLSHLVARRLSRPLEELVAQVQSDTPPRTEGLGVSEVRALAEALSARDARIRELLERERAFNRDASHELRTPLAVARGAVEILELDPPKDAETFGRLQQAVQHMVLLTEGILWLARTGPSEESCKLGSISREMVALYGAPLSQGGVEVVIEAEAEVLAPLPGSVARVMMGNLIKNALAYTSEGRIVIRITSEDWSISDTGVGFGRVEPGRTGFGIGLSLVERLARRFSWEMSITALEPHGTKVRLAWPPRPVT is encoded by the coding sequence GTGCGAGGTCTCCTCCTCGGCGCCATGGGGCTGTCCGCCGCGCTGGCGCTCCTGCTGATGGGGGCCTTCTTCACGCTCTTCAGCTACGACCTCGAGGACGTCATCCTCGGGCGCGTCGTGGCCACGGAGGCGAACCGGCAGGCCGCCGAGCACGGGCCCGCCGGACAGAGCATCCCCTCGGGCATGACGACCTATGTGGGGCACGAGAACCTCCCGCCGTGGCTCGCCCAGGCGCTGCCGGTGGACCTGCCCCGTCGCGAGCGCGAGGTGCGTGCCCCCGGTCACGGCCTCTTTCATGTCGCCGTGAGGCCCGACCCGTCCGGGGGCCCCACACGCTACGTGGTCTTCGACACGACGGAGCTGGCGAGCACCACGCGTCACTTGCGAACGACCGCCGGGCTGCTGCTGGCCAGCGCGCTGCTGGCCCTGCTGGGGGCCGCGGGGTTGTCACACCTCGTCGCCCGGCGCCTCAGCCGGCCCTTGGAGGAGCTGGTGGCGCAGGTCCAGTCGGACACGCCGCCTAGGACCGAGGGGCTCGGCGTCAGCGAGGTGCGCGCCCTGGCCGAGGCCTTGAGCGCACGAGACGCGCGCATCCGGGAGCTGCTCGAGCGGGAGCGGGCATTCAATCGGGATGCGAGCCACGAGCTGCGCACGCCCCTCGCCGTGGCGCGGGGCGCGGTGGAGATCTTGGAGCTGGACCCGCCGAAGGACGCGGAGACCTTCGGCCGACTCCAGCAGGCTGTGCAGCACATGGTCCTGCTGACGGAGGGCATCCTCTGGCTCGCGCGGACCGGCCCCTCCGAGGAGTCGTGCAAGCTCGGGAGCATCTCGCGCGAGATGGTCGCGCTGTACGGCGCCCCCCTCTCCCAAGGGGGCGTGGAGGTCGTCATCGAAGCGGAGGCGGAGGTCCTCGCGCCGCTGCCTGGCTCGGTGGCGCGCGTGATGATGGGCAACCTCATCAAGAACGCGCTCGCCTACACGAGCGAGGGACGCATCGTCATCCGCATCACGTCCGAGGACTGGAGCATCTCCGACACGGGCGTGGGCTTCGGCCGGGTGGAGCCGGGGCGCACCGGCTTCGGCATCGGGCTGTCGCTCGTGGAGCGGCTGGCGCGACGCTTCTCCTGGGAGATGTCCATCACCGCCCTGGAGCCGCACGGGACGAAGGTGCGGCTCGCCTGGCCGCCCAGGCCCGTCACATGA
- a CDS encoding DUF2490 domain-containing protein: MRSRTLLALVGLLLVIPASAVEARPVSSEAQLWYTVSAQGNIAEPFAYYLEAQPRVSEQDGRVIFRSAAGVRALQDLSFWLGYAWIPIWNWTEGQALRQGESRWFQQALFTPRFGELKTTARARLEQRFLPGTTEVSHRARLMLRGSYPLASEPRLSFIVWDEAFFHLNTVEGGPQRGFDMNRAFVGAGWKLGAHSSIEVGYLNAYVRRPSSRTDQLIHALAVSTPFNFM, from the coding sequence ATGCGTTCGAGGACCCTGCTTGCTCTCGTTGGATTGCTCCTGGTGATTCCCGCCAGCGCCGTGGAGGCGCGGCCGGTCAGCTCGGAGGCGCAGCTCTGGTACACGGTGTCGGCGCAGGGGAACATCGCCGAGCCGTTCGCGTACTACCTGGAGGCCCAGCCTCGCGTCAGCGAGCAGGACGGCCGCGTCATCTTCCGCTCCGCCGCGGGTGTCCGTGCGCTCCAGGACCTGTCGTTCTGGCTGGGCTACGCCTGGATTCCCATCTGGAACTGGACGGAGGGTCAGGCCCTGCGTCAGGGCGAGAGCCGGTGGTTCCAGCAGGCGCTCTTCACGCCCAGGTTCGGCGAGCTGAAGACCACCGCGCGCGCACGACTGGAGCAGCGCTTCCTTCCCGGCACGACGGAGGTCTCGCACCGGGCGCGGCTGATGCTGCGCGGCTCCTACCCGTTGGCGTCGGAGCCCCGCCTGTCCTTCATCGTCTGGGACGAGGCCTTCTTCCACCTCAACACGGTGGAGGGAGGGCCCCAGCGCGGCTTCGACATGAACCGCGCGTTCGTGGGCGCGGGCTGGAAGCTGGGCGCGCACTCCTCCATCGAGGTTGGCTATCTCAACGCCTACGTCCGCAGGCCGTCCTCGCGGACCGACCAGCTCATCCACGCGCTCGCCGTGTCCACGCCGTTCAACTTCATGTGA
- a CDS encoding calmodulin — protein sequence MAAATRFAFTQPSSPNVEFIIELTDENAIAHARRILSGEEKNEIHVHGRIIKRPQPYNPRFSFHLDPSTIRFFSMAIEVCDANMVYVEEHLDEAGGAFLPGGHWCPWDSRLSREVK from the coding sequence ATGGCAGCGGCTACCCGTTTTGCATTCACGCAGCCGAGCTCCCCCAATGTCGAGTTCATCATCGAGCTGACCGATGAGAACGCCATTGCCCATGCACGGAGGATTCTCTCCGGGGAAGAGAAGAACGAAATCCATGTGCATGGCCGCATCATCAAGCGGCCCCAGCCATACAACCCGAGGTTCTCGTTCCATCTGGACCCGTCGACCATCCGGTTCTTCTCGATGGCCATCGAGGTCTGTGACGCGAACATGGTGTACGTCGAGGAGCACCTCGACGAGGCGGGAGGCGCGTTCCTGCCGGGCGGCCACTGGTGCCCGTGGGATTCAAGGCTCTCGCGCGAAGTGAAGTAG
- a CDS encoding protealysin inhibitor emfourin produces the protein MARGGVRLQLSQQGGLAAFPGLARPRSVELDALPAEEARALEDSLRAARFLELPPVVGAATPGADQRRYTLTVEEAGRSHTVQVVEPVEDSHLRELLSRVKRATRRRSG, from the coding sequence ATGGCTCGGGGCGGTGTCCGTCTCCAGCTCTCACAGCAAGGGGGGCTCGCGGCCTTCCCGGGACTCGCACGGCCCCGGAGCGTGGAGCTGGATGCGCTCCCCGCCGAGGAGGCACGGGCGCTCGAGGACAGCTTGCGCGCCGCGCGCTTCCTCGAACTCCCGCCCGTGGTGGGCGCCGCCACACCCGGCGCGGACCAGCGCCGCTACACGCTCACCGTGGAGGAGGCGGGACGCAGCCACACGGTCCAGGTGGTGGAGCCCGTGGAGGATTCCCATCTGCGGGAGCTCTTGTCTCGCGTGAAGCGAGCCACGCGTCGACGCAGTGGATGA
- a CDS encoding M4 family metallopeptidase, translating into MKTRIARHVHSIHCILPPYLLRSIAENGTPQQRVKALRTVATDSTFRALRFAGGRVAAVPAVRRVPAMMVESQRQRTIYDLKGEEAFPGTLVRTEGQGACGDLAADEAYDGLGATYDFFWDVLGRDSIDGDGMSLQAYVHYGKDYDNAFWDGRRMVFGDGDGELFNRFTIALDVIAHELSHGVTESEGPLWYFRQAGALNESLSDVFGSLVKQRLLGQTADKADWLIGAGLLAEAVEGKALRSMKEPGTAFDDDVLGKDPQPGHMRDYVTTWEDNGGVHINSGIPNRAFYLVAMNLGGRAWERAGRIWYESLRDPRIVPDTSFSDFARITVMAATRLYGTGEEEGAVKQAWEEVGIRVSRDRVSVPQWGLGTDGLQQPGA; encoded by the coding sequence ATGAAGACGCGCATCGCGCGACATGTTCATTCCATCCACTGCATCCTGCCGCCCTATCTGCTGCGCTCCATCGCCGAGAATGGAACGCCGCAGCAGCGCGTGAAGGCGCTGCGCACCGTCGCCACGGACAGCACCTTTCGCGCGCTGCGCTTCGCGGGAGGGAGGGTGGCCGCCGTCCCCGCCGTCCGCCGGGTGCCGGCGATGATGGTGGAGTCCCAGCGGCAGCGCACCATCTACGACTTGAAGGGCGAGGAGGCCTTCCCGGGAACGCTGGTGCGCACGGAGGGGCAGGGGGCGTGCGGGGACCTCGCCGCGGACGAGGCGTATGACGGCCTGGGGGCGACGTATGACTTCTTCTGGGACGTCCTGGGCCGCGACTCCATCGACGGAGATGGGATGTCATTGCAGGCCTACGTCCACTACGGGAAGGACTACGACAACGCCTTCTGGGATGGCCGCCGCATGGTGTTCGGCGACGGAGACGGGGAGCTGTTCAACCGCTTCACCATCGCGCTGGATGTCATCGCGCATGAGCTCTCCCATGGGGTGACGGAGTCCGAGGGCCCGCTGTGGTACTTCCGCCAGGCGGGAGCGCTGAACGAGTCGCTCTCGGATGTCTTCGGCTCCCTGGTGAAGCAGCGGCTGCTCGGGCAGACGGCGGACAAGGCGGACTGGCTCATCGGCGCGGGGCTGCTGGCGGAGGCCGTCGAGGGCAAGGCCCTTCGCTCGATGAAGGAGCCGGGGACCGCGTTCGACGACGACGTGCTGGGCAAGGACCCGCAGCCGGGCCACATGCGCGACTACGTGACGACGTGGGAGGACAACGGAGGCGTGCACATCAACTCCGGTATCCCGAACCGCGCCTTCTACCTGGTGGCCATGAACCTGGGCGGCCGTGCGTGGGAGCGGGCGGGGCGCATCTGGTACGAGAGCCTGAGAGACCCTCGCATCGTCCCGGACACGAGCTTCTCTGACTTCGCGCGCATCACCGTCATGGCCGCGACGCGCCTGTACGGCACGGGCGAGGAGGAGGGCGCGGTGAAGCAGGCCTGGGAAGAGGTGGGCATCCGCGTCTCGAGAGACCGCGTGTCGGTGCCTCAGTGGGGCCTGGGCACGGATGGCCTGCAGCAGCCTGGAGCGTGA
- a CDS encoding LysR family transcriptional regulator — protein MDLLLLRSFVTVVDTGNFTRAGERLHLTQSTVSQQVLRLEQSLGCRLLDRGPRHVVPTEEGERLLGYAQRLLRLAEEAREALSPVQGDSALRLGVPEDLGGEALMPLLSRFSSERPRLRLEVECGLSHHLLRLYRAGELDLVLVKQWGADSDCHARWPEPLCWLDSAANPVTRKPGAEALPLVVFPVGALYRQEMIRAVEAQGRRWRVSYSSTSLASLGAAVRAGLGVSLLPVGSVQSGHRVLTEAEGFAPVGGLELVLYARSELDSTGRALRDRLVESCSRRAASRARER, from the coding sequence ATGGACCTTCTCTTGCTGCGAAGCTTCGTCACCGTCGTGGACACGGGGAACTTCACGCGGGCGGGCGAGCGCCTGCACCTGACCCAGTCCACGGTGAGTCAGCAGGTCCTCCGGCTGGAGCAGAGCCTGGGCTGTCGCCTGCTCGACCGGGGCCCGCGCCATGTCGTGCCGACGGAGGAGGGCGAGCGGCTGTTGGGCTATGCCCAGCGGCTGCTGCGTCTGGCCGAAGAGGCGCGTGAGGCGCTGAGCCCGGTGCAGGGCGACAGTGCGCTGCGCCTGGGCGTGCCGGAGGACCTGGGCGGTGAGGCCCTGATGCCGTTGCTCTCGCGCTTCTCCTCCGAGCGGCCTCGCCTGCGGCTGGAGGTGGAGTGTGGCTTGAGTCATCACCTGCTGCGCCTGTACCGCGCGGGTGAGCTGGACCTGGTGCTGGTCAAGCAGTGGGGCGCGGACAGCGATTGCCATGCGCGGTGGCCGGAGCCGCTGTGCTGGCTCGACAGCGCGGCGAACCCGGTGACACGCAAGCCGGGCGCGGAGGCGCTGCCGCTCGTCGTGTTCCCGGTGGGGGCCTTGTACCGGCAGGAGATGATTCGCGCGGTGGAGGCCCAGGGGCGCCGCTGGCGGGTCAGCTATTCCAGCACGAGCCTCGCGAGCCTCGGCGCGGCGGTGCGCGCGGGGCTGGGCGTCAGCCTGCTGCCGGTGGGCAGCGTTCAGTCGGGGCATCGCGTGCTGACCGAGGCGGAGGGCTTTGCGCCCGTGGGAGGGCTCGAGCTCGTCCTCTATGCGCGCTCGGAGCTGGACAGCACGGGCCGGGCGCTCCGGGACCGGCTGGTGGAGTCGTGTTCCCGGCGCGCGGCGTCGCGGGCCCGCGAGCGGTAG
- a CDS encoding ankyrin repeat domain-containing protein gives MSLTNLWAAFAAMVVMGCGAAAVAGNPDSKDPKSAEQLLQAASQGDAAKVSELLKQGVPVDVRDASDSTPLLLATAGGHVEVARVLIEAGANVNLQNRQLDSAYLLAGARGELDILRMTLKAGADLKSTNRYGGTALIPACERGHVEVVRTLLQAGVDPNHINNLGWTGLLEAILLSDGGPRHQSIVRLLLDGGADVNLADRGGVTPLQHARERNQTAIAEMLVAAGGR, from the coding sequence ATGTCACTGACGAACCTGTGGGCGGCTTTCGCCGCGATGGTCGTGATGGGCTGCGGTGCCGCGGCCGTCGCGGGCAACCCCGACTCCAAGGACCCCAAGAGCGCCGAGCAGCTCTTGCAGGCCGCGTCCCAGGGCGACGCCGCGAAGGTGTCCGAGCTGCTGAAGCAAGGCGTGCCCGTGGACGTGCGCGACGCTTCGGACAGCACGCCGCTGCTGCTGGCCACCGCGGGAGGACACGTGGAGGTGGCCCGCGTCCTCATCGAGGCCGGCGCCAACGTGAACCTCCAGAACCGCCAGCTCGACAGCGCCTATCTGCTGGCCGGCGCGCGGGGCGAGCTGGACATCCTGCGCATGACGCTCAAGGCGGGCGCGGACCTGAAGAGCACCAACCGCTATGGCGGCACGGCGCTCATTCCCGCGTGTGAGCGAGGCCACGTGGAGGTGGTGCGGACGCTGCTCCAGGCGGGCGTCGACCCCAACCACATCAACAACCTGGGGTGGACGGGCCTGCTCGAGGCCATCCTGCTGAGCGACGGAGGCCCGCGTCACCAGTCCATCGTGCGGCTCCTGCTCGACGGGGGCGCGGACGTCAACCTGGCGGACCGAGGCGGTGTCACGCCGCTCCAGCACGCCCGCGAGCGCAACCAGACGGCCATCGCGGAGATGCTGGTCGCCGCCGGAGGCCGCTGA
- a CDS encoding nucleoside deaminase, producing the protein MEPTPSAEAHMREALALARANIPTGGRPFGAVLVRDGQVIARAVNEINQTQDPTAHAELLAIRRASQHLGSARLDGCVIYASGHPCPMCLAAMHLCGIQAVYYAYSNEDGEPHGLSTARVYAQMALPPQSQSLPVRALRPSGEQGLYDAWRK; encoded by the coding sequence ATGGAGCCCACCCCCTCGGCCGAAGCCCACATGCGCGAGGCGCTGGCGCTGGCGCGCGCCAACATCCCGACCGGAGGACGTCCCTTCGGCGCCGTGCTCGTGCGGGACGGGCAGGTGATTGCCCGCGCCGTCAACGAAATCAACCAGACCCAGGACCCCACCGCCCACGCGGAGCTGCTCGCCATCCGCCGGGCGAGTCAGCACCTGGGCAGCGCGCGGCTCGACGGCTGCGTCATCTACGCGAGCGGGCACCCCTGCCCCATGTGTCTGGCCGCCATGCACCTGTGTGGCATCCAGGCCGTCTATTACGCCTACTCGAACGAAGACGGCGAACCCCATGGCCTCTCCACCGCCAGGGTCTACGCGCAGATGGCCCTGCCGCCTCAATCACAGTCCCTGCCCGTGCGGGCCCTGCGCCCCTCGGGAGAGCAGGGCCTGTATGACGCATGGCGGAAATGA
- a CDS encoding YdeI/OmpD-associated family protein, with the protein MARAERRAVEEAPTRTFRGAAEFEAWLGEHGGARAGVWLKLAKKGTGIASLTDDEAVDVGLCFGWISGQRTSLDERYYLQKYVPRRPRSRWSCVNVRKVEALLAQGRMRPAGLAEVEAAKADGRWSAAYESQRNATIPEDLSAVLAANPRAARAFESLGKTRRYSLILEVVTARTEAGRASHVRRVVASLESATASEAPRPKRAARGG; encoded by the coding sequence ATGGCGCGCGCTGAGCGGCGGGCGGTCGAGGAAGCGCCGACACGGACGTTCCGTGGCGCGGCCGAGTTCGAGGCGTGGCTCGGCGAGCACGGCGGCGCGCGGGCCGGGGTCTGGCTGAAGCTCGCGAAGAAGGGGACGGGGATTGCCTCGCTGACGGATGACGAGGCGGTGGATGTGGGGCTGTGCTTCGGCTGGATTTCCGGCCAGCGGACGTCGCTCGACGAGCGCTACTACCTCCAGAAGTACGTGCCCCGCAGGCCGCGCAGCCGGTGGTCTTGCGTGAATGTGCGCAAGGTGGAGGCGCTGCTCGCCCAGGGGCGGATGCGTCCCGCGGGCCTGGCCGAGGTCGAAGCCGCGAAGGCGGACGGGCGCTGGTCCGCCGCCTACGAGTCGCAGCGCAACGCCACCATCCCCGAGGACCTGTCCGCCGTGCTGGCCGCGAATCCCCGGGCGGCGCGCGCCTTCGAGTCCCTGGGCAAGACGCGGCGCTACTCGCTCATCCTCGAGGTCGTGACGGCGCGCACGGAGGCGGGGCGCGCCAGCCACGTGCGCCGCGTCGTGGCGTCGCTCGAGTCCGCTACCGCTTCCGAGGCGCCGCGCCCGAAGCGGGCAGCACGTGGAGGGTGA